The proteins below come from a single Bacillus methanolicus genomic window:
- a CDS encoding GNAT family N-acetyltransferase, giving the protein MGYEIIEKLTNEQIKDLHTLFQSEWWTKGRDLSDVQRMVENSDVIVGLCESKTKELIGFTRVLTDYVYKALILDVIVKKSYRGKDLGRILMDTVFEHPSLIGVKHFELYCRPEMLPFYRKWGFTEDLGELHFMRKVRN; this is encoded by the coding sequence ATGGGTTATGAAATAATAGAGAAACTTACGAATGAACAGATTAAAGATTTACATACTTTATTCCAATCAGAATGGTGGACTAAAGGGCGTGATTTATCAGATGTTCAGCGAATGGTTGAAAATTCCGATGTAATTGTTGGTTTATGTGAGTCTAAAACTAAAGAACTTATTGGTTTTACGAGGGTTTTAACAGATTATGTCTATAAAGCATTGATTCTTGATGTAATTGTGAAGAAATCTTATCGTGGTAAGGATTTAGGGCGAATATTGATGGATACTGTCTTTGAACATCCTTCTCTAATAGGTGTGAAACATTTTGAATTATACTGTCGCCCAGAGATGTTGCCATTTTACAGGAAGTGGGGATTCACAGAGGATTTAGGTGAGCTACATTTCATGAGAAAGGTAAGAAATTAG
- a CDS encoding PrgI family mobile element protein: MRKVTVPIDMASEQKTILGIFSKRQLIYLVTGGAILYAYIPTVFQFFSNLFVGFILSVISAIPILAAVFILGFLKKQKLHLNYDKYFLIKIGYKNQIGIWRKGSKPKDWMVNK; encoded by the coding sequence ATGAGGAAAGTAACTGTTCCGATTGATATGGCTTCAGAACAAAAGACTATTCTTGGGATTTTTTCTAAAAGACAATTGATCTATCTGGTTACTGGGGGAGCAATTCTTTATGCCTATATCCCTACTGTTTTCCAATTTTTCTCTAATCTTTTTGTAGGTTTTATTTTAAGCGTCATTTCAGCAATACCAATTTTAGCAGCAGTCTTTATTTTAGGATTTTTAAAAAAGCAAAAATTGCATTTGAATTACGATAAATATTTTCTAATTAAAATCGGATATAAAAATCAAATTGGGATATGGAGAAAAGGGAGTAAACCTAAAGACTGGATGGTGAATAAATAA
- a CDS encoding VirB4 family type IV secretion system protein, which produces MKAKQKDMKKEQAKKFKKTKVKELSKQTNSSQEPDYQMDTKPTMWDIISPEGIKINSEDHGIIKQSLGSKTYFRPVFIPRDGYPRKMQTNWLSSLTSSGEIDIFIDVHKVGKSDAVRTLQRQITMLESNLSFQTRRGNIDQINDLTIKIRDTDQLMSEIQFSENDMYNVGTMAILYAQSEKELNRYSEALEDEMASMFFSLVSAWGRIKKGFRSVLPFGKNEISDSLRNIDRRALSTFSPFISGSGKYIGGVPIGINKITGQLEFINSFGNEDYRPQNYNMFVVGTSGSGKSVTLKLLISRELTGANIYARLIDPEGEFVRITKRLGGINLNISEEEDICINPLAINFTDIPLEEEDEELELLEDSDEREIVYKDGKKYIRFVPLREKMNDILDFFDIICRGKNSEDRGLDVFERNYLEEAVQYIFNEKLKLTTHPDSLFENKVVQIDNQLIQSRVRKPEPTISDVFEYLKAHFEKEPKALRLIAAIRPFLKDGSKPIFDGQTYLGKGVTQSLHNARLVNFNISQMEEGFLRPIAYHVILNYLWEHFVKNLDNATKKKFVYADEAWALIDSDQTVSFLEKMARRARKRNAGLRLASQDFVRFVTNEKARGILQNTHSYLFLQQNKIDLKAIRENFDLSSGEIDILFGMPDKGEGILRIGKSSVWLQTNPSEEELFFIESNQAVYEEKLKQKKFMQQK; this is translated from the coding sequence ATGAAGGCAAAGCAGAAGGACATGAAGAAAGAGCAAGCTAAAAAATTTAAGAAAACTAAAGTTAAAGAACTATCTAAACAGACAAATTCCTCACAAGAACCGGATTATCAAATGGATACTAAACCTACTATGTGGGACATAATCTCTCCGGAGGGAATAAAAATAAACTCCGAAGATCATGGAATAATTAAACAATCCCTGGGATCAAAAACTTATTTCCGGCCAGTTTTTATCCCAAGAGACGGATATCCACGAAAAATGCAGACTAACTGGCTTTCCAGTCTAACTTCAAGTGGAGAAATTGACATTTTCATTGATGTGCACAAGGTAGGAAAATCAGATGCGGTTCGAACCTTACAAAGACAAATTACAATGCTTGAATCTAACCTCTCCTTTCAAACTAGAAGAGGGAATATTGACCAAATTAACGACTTAACCATCAAAATACGTGATACTGACCAATTAATGTCAGAAATACAATTTTCTGAGAATGATATGTACAACGTCGGAACAATGGCAATCTTATACGCCCAAAGTGAAAAAGAACTTAATCGATACAGTGAAGCTTTGGAAGATGAAATGGCCAGTATGTTTTTCTCCCTAGTTTCTGCATGGGGAAGAATTAAAAAAGGCTTTCGGAGTGTATTACCATTCGGAAAGAATGAAATCTCTGATTCTTTAAGAAATATTGACCGCCGTGCTCTTTCTACCTTTTCTCCGTTTATCAGCGGTAGCGGTAAATACATAGGTGGTGTTCCTATCGGTATAAATAAAATTACTGGCCAATTAGAATTTATTAATAGTTTTGGAAATGAAGATTACCGTCCTCAAAACTATAACATGTTTGTTGTTGGAACTTCAGGAAGTGGTAAATCCGTAACATTAAAACTTCTAATTTCCAGGGAACTTACAGGAGCAAACATTTATGCAAGATTAATAGACCCAGAGGGAGAGTTTGTTCGAATCACGAAACGATTAGGCGGTATCAATCTAAATATCAGCGAAGAAGAGGACATTTGTATTAATCCGCTTGCTATTAATTTCACGGATATTCCCCTTGAAGAAGAGGATGAAGAATTAGAACTTCTTGAAGACTCAGATGAACGAGAAATTGTTTATAAAGATGGAAAGAAATATATCCGCTTTGTTCCTCTAAGAGAAAAAATGAATGATATCTTGGACTTCTTTGATATAATCTGCCGGGGTAAAAATTCCGAAGATCGAGGATTAGATGTATTCGAACGTAACTATTTGGAAGAAGCTGTTCAATACATTTTCAACGAAAAACTAAAACTTACTACCCATCCTGATTCCCTGTTTGAGAATAAAGTAGTTCAAATAGATAACCAGCTGATTCAATCCAGAGTAAGAAAGCCTGAACCCACTATATCAGACGTATTCGAATATCTTAAAGCACACTTCGAAAAAGAACCTAAGGCTTTACGGCTTATCGCAGCTATTCGGCCATTTTTAAAAGATGGCTCAAAGCCGATATTCGATGGACAAACATACTTAGGAAAAGGAGTTACCCAATCCTTACACAATGCAAGGCTTGTGAATTTCAACATTAGTCAAATGGAGGAAGGTTTTTTACGCCCTATTGCTTATCACGTTATCCTTAATTACTTATGGGAACATTTTGTTAAGAACCTTGATAATGCTACGAAGAAGAAATTTGTTTACGCAGATGAAGCTTGGGCACTAATCGACAGTGATCAAACGGTAAGCTTCCTAGAAAAGATGGCTAGACGTGCTCGTAAACGGAATGCTGGTTTGCGATTAGCTTCTCAAGACTTTGTACGATTTGTTACGAATGAAAAGGCCCGGGGAATTTTACAAAATACCCATTCATACTTATTCCTACAGCAAAACAAGATCGATTTAAAAGCGATTAGAGAAAACTTTGACCTAAGTTCCGGGGAAATCGATATTCTTTTCGGAATGCCAGATAAGGGCGAAGGAATCCTCCGAATTGGAAAAAGCTCTGTATGGTTACAAACAAATCCAAGTGAAGAAGAATTATTCTTTATTGAATCAAACCAAGCGGTATATGAAGAAAAATTGAAACAGAAAAAATTTATGCAACAAAAATAA
- a CDS encoding type IV secretion system protein, translating into MLNDKIMDLFQTLFGKIWEWLLGPFKDLRGFRELIYGKDGDTDLAYGIFTLDEINNIYVPGMNAFVAIAVTAILVGIVFAGMKIASSGINPSNRTYVIEFFKDLVIVALVFFNLSTLYHIIFGVNYTIVELFAGTDKELIDMKDELDTSKGVLGELIIQLALLGLAIWANFYYMMRRLTLLLLMIMGPLMIALYLIPQTKGITIGWLKELIGTVFVQAVHAALYWMIALMSASTSGIEGIILYIIFIPVAESLRALLGLGGQMNDRLSKSAAMFGGAAIAGMYGAIKGAFGKDKKKDSDKGGEEKEGEGEEGEGSKGLLSNAGTDIGSTSRAERMLKSGEIMSKSGKAVFGMAGAIAGAPMGPIGAIVGSTIGAGVGGAVGGVSGRAGMAVAEGAGRRLAAGVKAGANKFKGIHNAEALADEKLANAIADDETTQWANQNKDSFMEDLKERFPDAHESSLNKLWDKEVALKRGEFLEKARNTVGQLKKTNGQHARASELVDSTVNNLTNDWAKTNKEQFMKDYDSSNPLPANATEADILKHNQNKEAAWQKAVEGKRQAISSIASKAADKLGNGISADQSFINKEDFVNEVGNQVSTEIGKGARESVMAVKGATSSVKNASIYSGKSVDTQYLASQLAGVKTAEARKQFINNAMDSGISKQEAIQQWEQVEEPKAYQNNLRQVAQSMPKHIPLDHVIIENKALRVGGAVAGAVTSGFVASSGVKEIGQFVADTKLGQAAYGLATGFKEGTKFDFSQGVISGVTSGLSSGIKNASVTAVSNFKNHIASDVIGKQAGFKNAVAYGAGIIGGVKGYKAGAHFASAATTNISKKGFNPYNNAVNIQISEVADIAHMAETIVGPNGQTMLASGAVRMVTTAGQTVIQVRDKTGQIQTVSRIGSGDSSLQKGQTVYQDLTIQNGQLVPSSNAYIEDSGGGKITLNRNVNVNPNQLVGNRNTPNNPRVVQEVQSYNQLVDSGQYYLKDSMNEMSNIHMVVDRNRSYLVGSKDGKEYRISPYGPGDARLNTEEVIYRKCEVQNRKLITTTSHRGSLDSEATEYYNSIQPSDLVPQYPPNKRNLIRKQNEKFRNKSFTESIR; encoded by the coding sequence TTGTTAAATGATAAAATAATGGACTTATTCCAAACGCTATTCGGCAAGATATGGGAATGGCTTCTGGGTCCATTTAAAGACTTGAGGGGATTTAGAGAACTTATCTATGGCAAAGATGGAGACACAGATTTAGCATACGGAATTTTCACATTGGATGAGATTAATAATATTTATGTTCCTGGAATGAATGCATTTGTGGCGATTGCAGTTACAGCAATATTAGTAGGAATTGTCTTTGCAGGAATGAAAATTGCATCATCAGGTATAAATCCCTCTAATCGTACCTATGTAATTGAGTTTTTTAAGGATCTCGTAATAGTCGCCCTGGTCTTTTTCAATCTATCAACACTTTATCACATAATTTTCGGTGTTAACTATACCATTGTGGAACTATTTGCTGGTACTGATAAGGAATTGATAGATATGAAAGATGAATTGGACACATCAAAAGGTGTTCTTGGAGAATTAATCATACAACTAGCTTTATTAGGATTAGCAATTTGGGCGAATTTTTATTATATGATGCGACGACTAACCTTATTGTTACTTATGATAATGGGGCCACTAATGATTGCTTTATACTTAATCCCGCAAACAAAAGGTATAACAATAGGTTGGTTAAAAGAGTTAATCGGTACCGTATTTGTTCAAGCTGTTCATGCAGCGCTTTATTGGATGATTGCTCTGATGTCAGCTTCTACATCGGGAATTGAAGGAATTATCCTTTACATCATCTTTATCCCGGTGGCAGAATCACTTCGTGCTTTATTAGGGCTCGGAGGACAAATGAATGACCGTCTAAGCAAATCAGCGGCAATGTTCGGTGGTGCTGCTATAGCCGGTATGTATGGTGCCATTAAGGGAGCTTTTGGTAAAGACAAGAAAAAAGATTCCGATAAAGGTGGAGAAGAAAAAGAAGGAGAAGGAGAAGAAGGAGAAGGTTCTAAGGGCTTGCTCTCAAATGCCGGTACAGATATTGGGTCAACTTCCCGAGCTGAAAGAATGCTTAAATCAGGAGAAATAATGTCAAAAAGTGGGAAAGCTGTATTTGGTATGGCTGGTGCGATCGCCGGGGCACCTATGGGGCCTATAGGCGCGATTGTAGGTTCAACTATTGGTGCAGGTGTTGGGGGTGCTGTAGGTGGAGTTTCTGGTAGAGCAGGAATGGCAGTAGCTGAGGGTGCAGGAAGACGCTTAGCAGCAGGAGTTAAAGCTGGAGCCAATAAATTCAAAGGGATTCATAATGCTGAAGCCCTTGCGGATGAGAAATTAGCAAACGCCATCGCTGACGATGAAACAACTCAGTGGGCAAATCAAAATAAAGATAGCTTCATGGAAGATCTTAAAGAACGATTCCCGGATGCTCATGAATCATCTCTAAATAAATTATGGGATAAAGAGGTTGCTTTAAAACGGGGAGAATTCCTTGAAAAAGCCAGAAATACCGTTGGACAATTGAAAAAGACTAACGGTCAACATGCAAGAGCTTCGGAATTGGTAGATTCAACAGTTAATAACCTTACAAATGATTGGGCGAAAACCAACAAGGAACAGTTTATGAAAGATTATGATTCTAGTAATCCACTTCCAGCTAATGCAACGGAAGCTGATATATTAAAACATAATCAAAACAAAGAAGCAGCATGGCAAAAAGCTGTAGAAGGAAAAAGGCAGGCAATCAGCAGTATTGCTTCAAAAGCTGCTGACAAATTAGGTAACGGTATTTCAGCTGATCAATCCTTTATTAATAAAGAAGATTTCGTAAATGAAGTCGGTAATCAAGTAAGTACAGAAATAGGAAAAGGCGCAAGAGAAAGTGTCATGGCAGTTAAAGGAGCAACAAGCTCAGTAAAGAACGCTTCTATCTATTCTGGTAAATCTGTAGACACTCAATATCTTGCTAGCCAGCTTGCAGGAGTAAAAACTGCTGAAGCTAGAAAACAGTTTATTAATAATGCTATGGATTCTGGTATTAGTAAACAAGAAGCTATTCAGCAATGGGAACAGGTTGAGGAACCAAAAGCTTACCAAAACAATCTCAGGCAAGTGGCACAAAGTATGCCAAAACATATTCCTTTAGATCATGTAATAATTGAAAATAAAGCTTTAAGGGTCGGTGGTGCAGTCGCAGGAGCAGTAACATCTGGATTTGTCGCTAGTTCCGGAGTAAAAGAAATTGGTCAATTTGTTGCTGATACAAAACTCGGTCAAGCAGCCTACGGACTTGCAACAGGTTTTAAAGAAGGAACTAAATTTGATTTTTCTCAAGGGGTTATTAGCGGAGTTACTTCCGGATTAAGTTCAGGAATTAAAAATGCAAGTGTTACAGCTGTATCCAATTTCAAAAACCACATTGCCAGTGACGTAATTGGGAAACAAGCAGGTTTTAAAAATGCTGTAGCCTATGGTGCTGGTATTATTGGTGGTGTAAAAGGATATAAAGCAGGAGCTCATTTTGCATCAGCTGCTACAACAAACATTAGCAAAAAAGGGTTCAATCCATACAACAATGCTGTAAATATCCAAATATCTGAAGTCGCGGATATTGCTCATATGGCTGAAACAATTGTGGGGCCAAACGGACAAACAATGCTAGCTAGTGGTGCAGTTCGAATGGTTACAACAGCCGGACAAACCGTAATTCAAGTAAGAGATAAAACAGGACAGATTCAAACAGTATCTCGAATTGGATCTGGGGACTCTAGTCTACAGAAGGGTCAAACTGTTTATCAAGATCTGACTATTCAAAATGGCCAATTAGTTCCAAGTTCCAATGCGTATATAGAAGATAGCGGAGGAGGAAAAATTACTCTTAACAGAAATGTAAATGTAAATCCAAACCAACTGGTTGGAAATCGTAATACGCCTAATAATCCTAGAGTTGTGCAAGAAGTTCAGAGTTATAACCAACTGGTAGATAGTGGCCAATATTATTTGAAAGATTCTATGAACGAAATGTCTAATATCCATATGGTTGTTGATCGTAATAGAAGTTACTTAGTAGGAAGTAAAGACGGAAAAGAATACAGAATTTCTCCTTATGGTCCGGGAGATGCAAGACTTAATACTGAAGAAGTTATTTATAGAAAATGCGAAGTACAAAACAGAAAGTTAATTACAACTACTTCTCATAGAGGTTCTTTAGATAGCGAAGCTACTGAATACTATAACTCTATTCAACCTAGCGATTTGGTTCCACAATATCCACCTAATAAGCGGAATTTAATTAGAAAACAAAATGAAAAATTTCGAAATAAATCTTTTACAGAGTCTATAAGGTGA
- a CDS encoding peptidoglycan DD-metalloendopeptidase family protein has protein sequence MLPLQNEQDSAIRNYAEKKIKQQGSKLAKKLAKKGAKAAFKLIKAAAMKFVALLAKLLAWLASIIGLPGIGIGFLILIALLVISLAWSYLYGTGEGLQGYDKEIHEYIVEQAYSTVDMDNPIERPYRVPEKLIAATIQLEVFQKNDDIKEVIKKMAKALAPTFDYGKYDEWIENQVTICEDGICTTGGIQKTQNMVTKLNHVDYWNGSTTFKYTPHVTDWEETVEITYKTIKVPVQKKDKTTPAGFVIVMEDREIEVKKITKTRRQYYTSTQSTTTDYSTFDAILNSYGLGINDKALVESNYLFMGGTIAYTDWLKSMGIGNFSGIFFDGNIIPGAGVPPQFMPYYLAAEKKYGVHWYVLAAMHCIETTFSTNPNMVSSKGAIGHIQFMPATWVGWKYDIGGGLVSPNLDITSLAVIASGGGYGVDANNDGKADPWNIEDSIHSAAHYLSSVGYSKDVRKALWHYNHAEWYINEVLSTAETFKNAAKYESGGEIPPLKPGSFMRPTLGPVTSPFGYRDGEIHFGIDIGSGGKSNVPIVAAADGVVHRSYFSESYGNVVFIKHKINGQQYETIYAHMQNRAVAPGATVKQGQFLGYMGATGWAYGVHLHFEVHKNEWTKEKNNAINPALVVPF, from the coding sequence ATGTTACCTTTGCAGAACGAACAGGATTCCGCTATTAGAAATTATGCAGAAAAAAAAATCAAACAACAAGGAAGCAAATTAGCTAAGAAATTAGCTAAGAAGGGCGCAAAAGCAGCTTTTAAATTGATAAAAGCGGCAGCAATGAAATTTGTTGCCCTTCTTGCTAAACTTCTTGCCTGGCTAGCGAGTATCATTGGATTACCAGGTATCGGTATTGGATTTTTAATATTAATTGCTCTCCTTGTTATCTCTTTGGCATGGTCGTATCTTTACGGTACAGGTGAGGGTCTACAAGGTTATGATAAAGAAATACATGAATATATAGTTGAGCAGGCCTATAGCACTGTAGATATGGACAACCCAATTGAACGTCCATATAGAGTTCCGGAGAAACTCATAGCTGCAACTATTCAATTAGAGGTTTTTCAAAAAAATGATGATATAAAAGAAGTTATCAAAAAGATGGCAAAAGCATTAGCCCCTACTTTTGATTACGGAAAGTATGATGAATGGATAGAAAATCAAGTAACAATTTGTGAAGATGGTATATGTACAACAGGAGGAATCCAAAAAACTCAAAATATGGTAACCAAACTTAACCATGTTGATTATTGGAACGGCTCTACTACTTTCAAATATACCCCTCACGTAACAGATTGGGAAGAAACAGTCGAAATTACTTATAAAACGATTAAGGTTCCGGTACAAAAGAAAGACAAAACAACACCAGCAGGGTTTGTCATTGTTATGGAAGACAGAGAAATCGAAGTTAAAAAAATAACGAAAACACGACGACAGTATTACACTTCAACTCAAAGCACAACTACTGATTATTCAACATTTGATGCTATATTAAATTCTTATGGATTAGGAATTAATGATAAAGCATTGGTTGAATCTAACTATCTGTTTATGGGAGGAACCATTGCTTATACTGATTGGTTAAAGTCAATGGGTATAGGAAATTTTAGTGGGATTTTCTTTGACGGAAACATTATCCCTGGGGCTGGTGTTCCTCCACAATTCATGCCGTATTATCTCGCTGCTGAAAAAAAGTATGGGGTTCATTGGTATGTTTTGGCTGCAATGCATTGTATCGAGACCACCTTCTCAACAAATCCAAACATGGTCTCTTCGAAAGGCGCTATCGGCCATATACAATTTATGCCAGCCACATGGGTTGGATGGAAATACGATATTGGCGGAGGATTGGTTTCACCCAATCTTGATATAACTAGTCTCGCTGTAATTGCGTCTGGGGGTGGATATGGGGTAGATGCCAATAATGATGGCAAAGCAGATCCATGGAATATTGAAGATAGTATTCATTCTGCTGCACATTATCTTTCAAGTGTGGGGTATTCGAAAGATGTCCGCAAGGCACTTTGGCATTATAATCACGCCGAATGGTATATAAATGAAGTTTTATCAACTGCTGAGACTTTTAAAAATGCTGCTAAATATGAAAGCGGTGGGGAGATTCCTCCATTAAAACCGGGAAGTTTTATGCGTCCGACACTGGGACCAGTTACTTCTCCATTTGGATATCGTGATGGAGAAATCCATTTTGGTATAGACATTGGCTCAGGCGGAAAATCAAATGTACCTATTGTTGCAGCAGCCGATGGAGTGGTCCATCGTTCTTACTTTTCAGAGTCCTATGGGAATGTTGTATTTATTAAACATAAAATTAATGGACAACAATATGAAACAATCTATGCTCATATGCAAAATAGGGCAGTTGCTCCTGGTGCAACTGTAAAACAGGGTCAATTCCTTGGCTATATGGGTGCTACCGGTTGGGCATACGGAGTACATTTACACTTTGAAGTTCACAAAAATGAGTGGACAAAAGAAAAAAATAATGCCATTAATCCTGCTTTAGTTGTTCCATTCTAA
- a CDS encoding IS110 family transposase produces MNYTQNRKISQITPSTLIIGIDIAKDKHVARAQDDRGIEFGKRLIFENRIHGFQMLLDWVNRHQKENDKNHVIFGVEPTGPYWLNLAYFLTAKGYDFVLVNPMHVKKSKELDDNSPTKNDTKDARVIAQLIKDGRYSVPNLLDGIYAELREGVKIRDQLTQQLAITEGRIQNLIQRYFPEFFDVFGDWEGKAALCTLKLFPFPSQIKEMTPEEILSKWKPFVQRGVGMKRATKLVETAKKSIGIQIGIQFAKREMEYLIDQYELYQTQLEELDQELEALVETIPGAKQMMNISGLGVTTVALFFAEVGDLTKYSHPQQLVNLAGLSLREHSSGKFKGQTRITKRGRSRLRKALYLAIRPLVAHNPTFKALHQYYTKRSERPLKKQQSLIALCCKLLRVLFVIGQKQCEFDGSKLLQGLPQITLQVA; encoded by the coding sequence ATGAATTATACTCAAAATCGAAAAATCTCGCAAATCACACCATCAACATTAATAATCGGCATTGATATTGCCAAAGACAAACACGTGGCACGGGCACAAGACGATCGAGGAATTGAATTTGGAAAACGCTTGATCTTTGAAAATCGCATACATGGTTTCCAAATGCTTTTAGATTGGGTGAATCGACACCAAAAAGAAAATGATAAGAACCATGTGATTTTTGGGGTTGAACCAACCGGGCCCTACTGGTTAAATCTCGCTTATTTCCTTACCGCAAAGGGCTATGACTTTGTGCTAGTCAATCCGATGCATGTAAAGAAAAGCAAAGAGCTTGATGACAACTCTCCAACAAAAAACGATACAAAAGACGCCAGAGTGATTGCACAGCTGATTAAAGACGGCCGATACTCCGTACCAAATCTCTTAGACGGCATTTACGCGGAACTAAGAGAAGGCGTCAAAATAAGAGATCAGCTCACTCAACAGCTTGCCATCACAGAAGGACGTATTCAAAATTTGATTCAACGTTATTTTCCGGAGTTTTTCGATGTTTTCGGGGATTGGGAAGGAAAAGCAGCTCTTTGCACGCTAAAACTGTTTCCATTTCCTTCTCAAATTAAAGAAATGACACCTGAAGAGATTCTCTCAAAGTGGAAGCCATTTGTACAACGAGGAGTTGGAATGAAGCGAGCAACGAAACTAGTGGAAACGGCCAAAAAGAGCATTGGAATTCAAATCGGGATTCAGTTTGCCAAACGTGAAATGGAATATCTGATTGACCAATATGAGCTTTATCAAACGCAGTTGGAAGAGTTGGATCAGGAGCTAGAAGCTCTTGTAGAAACGATCCCAGGTGCTAAGCAAATGATGAATATTTCTGGGTTAGGTGTTACAACAGTCGCTCTATTCTTCGCTGAAGTGGGTGATCTCACAAAGTACAGTCACCCTCAGCAATTAGTTAATCTGGCAGGCCTTTCATTACGTGAGCATAGTTCTGGAAAATTTAAAGGACAAACCAGAATAACGAAACGGGGACGAAGCAGGCTGCGTAAAGCTCTGTACCTAGCGATTCGGCCACTCGTTGCCCATAATCCAACTTTTAAAGCTTTACATCAATACTATACAAAACGATCTGAAAGGCCTTTAAAAAAGCAACAGTCTCTCATCGCTTTGTGTTGTAAGCTATTACGTGTCTTATTTGTCATTGGTCAAAAACAGTGTGAATTTGATGGTTCAAAATTATTGCAAGGCTTGCCTCAAATTACATTACAAGTTGCTTAA
- a CDS encoding homing endonuclease associated repeat-containing protein, with product MNQEELIKIIKPHIEYLTTVKKWDVYAKEHGLPASVNLIYHFGSWNNVKKALSLPVLKRSYTLSQLQEIALKHKEHFLRKATWDEFAKENGLPSGGTYINAFGSWQKAKEQIGLGTEKRKNDIYSKEAIRKILLRHGENFVNRKQWDEYAKEHRLPTYKTIKKHFDYDEILSIINKPKKSHFTKQDLIEIALNHKEKFLYFSMTKWDEYAKKNFLPSSQTYFKTFGSWKKAKAEVKDLVSSKTTKLE from the coding sequence ATGAATCAAGAAGAATTAATTAAGATTATTAAGCCACATATAGAGTATCTTACAACCGTTAAGAAGTGGGATGTCTATGCTAAAGAGCATGGTCTTCCTGCTTCTGTTAATTTAATATATCATTTTGGTTCTTGGAATAATGTTAAAAAAGCTTTATCTTTACCAGTATTGAAGAGATCATATACATTGAGCCAATTACAAGAGATTGCTTTAAAACATAAGGAACATTTCTTGCGCAAAGCTACTTGGGATGAATTTGCAAAAGAGAATGGTTTACCATCAGGAGGTACTTATATAAATGCCTTTGGCAGCTGGCAAAAAGCAAAAGAACAAATTGGCTTAGGAACAGAAAAAAGAAAAAACGACATATATTCAAAAGAGGCTATACGAAAAATTCTTTTACGACATGGAGAAAATTTTGTTAATCGAAAACAATGGGATGAGTATGCAAAAGAACACAGGTTGCCTACCTATAAGACAATTAAGAAACACTTCGATTATGATGAAATTTTATCAATCATTAACAAACCAAAGAAGTCGCATTTTACAAAGCAGGATCTAATTGAAATTGCTCTTAATCACAAAGAAAAGTTTCTTTATTTTAGCATGACCAAATGGGATGAATATGCAAAGAAAAACTTTTTACCTTCCAGTCAAACTTATTTTAAGACGTTTGGTTCCTGGAAAAAGGCTAAAGCCGAAGTTAAGGATTTAGTATCTTCTAAAACCACTAAATTAGAATGA